The following proteins are encoded in a genomic region of Brachypodium distachyon strain Bd21 chromosome 1, Brachypodium_distachyon_v3.0, whole genome shotgun sequence:
- the LOC100842420 gene encoding protein BZR1 homolog 1 produces MTSGAARAAGEAAAGDGGLGRTPTWKERENNKRRERRRRAIAAKIFTGLRALGNYKLPKHCDNNEVLKELCREAGWVVEDDGTTYRKGYKPPPSSGPFGGSGVSSAGMSPCSSSQLLSAPSSSFPSPVPSYHASPASSSFPSPNRLDTTNNLNHHPASAAACSLLPFLRGLPNLPPLRVSNSAPVTPPLSSPTSSSSRPPKIQKQGGWGGDAEYPFRHPFFALSAPASPTRGRRHEHPDTIPECDESDVSSTVDSGRWISCQMAATTAPTSPAYNLVNNNNNSNRGGGASGSSSMEIEGMMAAAGERGRGGAEFEFDKGRVTPWEGERIHEVAAEELELTLGVGAK; encoded by the exons ATGACgtcgggggcggcgcgggcagcgggggaagcggcggcgggggacggCGGGCTGGGGCGGACGCCGACGTGGAAGGAGCGGGAGAACAACAagcggcgggagcggcggcgccgggccaTCGCCGCCAAGATCTTCACGGGCCTCCGCGCGCTCGGCAACTACAAGCTCCCCAAGCACTGCGACAACAACGAGGTGCTCAAGGAGCTCTGCCGCGAGGCCGGCTGGgtcgtcgaggacgacggcaCCACCTACCGCAAG GGATacaagccgccgccgtcgtcggggCCGTTCGGTGGCAGCGGGGTGTCGTCCGCGGGGATGAGCCCCTGCTCGTCCTCGCAGCTCCTGAGCGCGCCGTCCTCGTCGTTCCCGAGCCCGGTGCCGTCCTACCACGCGAGCCCGGCTTCCTCCAGCTTCCCGAGCCCCAATCGCCTCGACACCACCAACAACCTCAACCACCATcccgcgagcgccgccgcctgcagcctCCTCCCGTTCCTCCGGGGCCTCCCGAACCTGCCCCCGCTGCGCGTCTCCAACAGCGCCCCCGTcacgccgccgctctcctcgcccacgtcctcctcctcccggccccCCAAGATCCAGAAGCAGGGCGGCTGGGGCGGCGACGCCGAGTACCCGTTCCGGCACCCCTTCTTCGCGCTCTCCGCGCCCGCCAGCCCcacccgcggccgccgccacgagcACCCGGACACCATCCCCGAGTGCGACGAGTCGGACGTCTCCTCCACCGTCGACTCCGGCCGCTGGATCAGCTGCCAGATGGCGGCCACCACGGCGCCCACGTCCCCGGCATACAACCtcgtcaacaacaacaacaacagcaaccgaggaggcggcgcgtcTGGGTCCAGCTCCATGGAGATCGAGGggatgatggcggcggcgggggagaggGGCCGTGGAGGAGCGGAGTTCGAGTTCGACAAGGGGAGGGTCACGCCGTGGGAAGGGGAGAGGATCCATGAGGTCGCGGCCGAGGAGCTCGAGCTCAcgctcggcgtcggcgcgaAATGA